CGGCGGCGCCGCCGCCCTCGCCATCGGTGCCGCCGCGATGTTCGGCACCGTCCGCCGTAGGACAGCAGCCGGCGGGCGTCACGGCCGCTGATCGTCAGCAGTGCAGACACGACTGCGGTCCGCTCCCCCGAGGGGAAACGGACCGCAGTCGCGCGTTTCTGGGGAATCTCAGGAGAAGACCGACGCGCAATTCGTCGGCGTCGCATGCGCCGGGTCAAGCGCGTTCGCCACCTCGTGGTAGGCGATCCGGTCGAACAGCCCGATCGCCAGATGCTCCGACAGGTCGACCGCACACAGGTCCTGGAGAAGGACGTTGCGCACGTCCGGTCCGACCAGGTACGCCGAACGGTACGGGGTGACGACCTCGTCGTAGCGCGTGGCAATGACGGTGTAGTGCACGCCGGGCACGGTGTCGCCGCCCGCGTTGAGCTTGGTGAGGAAGGCGGAGCCGATCATCTGGTCGGCCAGCCCCGGGGTGGCGGTGTTGAGCAGATCCTCGGCGCCGGGGAAGTACGGCAGCAGCTTGGTAAGTCCGCTCAGCGTGGTGCCGTGATTGTCGGGCCCGAGGCCGACCAGCGCGTTCACCTTGTCGGCCCCGCCCAGGAACTTGAGGTAGTAGCGCGGCATCATGCCGCCCTGGGAGTGGCCGACGAGATCCGCTTTGGACGTGCCGGTCGCGGCGAGCACCTTGTCGACGTACGTGTCGAGCTGCTCTGCCGACTTGTCGATCGGGCCGAGGCCGTAGAAGAGCGGCACGCCGGGGAGCTGCCCGTAGTCCAGGCTGAAGACGCAGTAACCGCGGTTCACCAGGTACGGAGCGAGGGCGAGCCAGTTGTCCACGGCGTTCCCGAGGGTTCCGTGGACCAGGACGACGGGGCGGGGATGGGCGGCGGAGGGCTTGCAAGAGTAGTTGTTCCATCCGCTGTGGGGAGCGGATTCCGCATTCGCAGAAGCGGCATTGGCCGAATCGGCGTGCGCGGCGGCGGCGGGGGTGAGGGTGACGGCCGCGGCCAGGAACAGAGCGGCCAGCGGTCTGAGGGCACGTTTCCAGAGCAGCATCGAGCAGTCTCCTTGCGGCTCAAGGGAGTAGCGATGGCTGGTATGTGGCGCTGCCGCTAACTTACGCACGAGTAACGAAGGAATGGAAGTTACGTGCCGGTAAAAACTGAATATGTGTCAATAGCAAGTGTCACGCGGCGAGTGAGCCCGGCACGACCGCCTGCGACCCGAACCTGGCCCGCGCCCGGTCCGCCACCGCCTCGATCTGCCGCGCCCGTTCGTCCGCGGGGTCGAACGTCAGCTGCCGCGCGGCCCGTTCGACAGGTGTCAGATCCTCCGCGCGCAGCGACAGGCTCCGCACCCTGGCCCGCTGCAGGCCGAGCGATTCATGGATCCGGTACGCGACGCCGGTGAGCGCCACGGAGTGAGCGGTCGGCTCGCGCAGGGCGCGGGCACGCGTGGTCGTCGACCGGTCGGCGTACCGCACGGTGAGGCTCAGCGAGCGGCACACCTGGCCTTCCCCGCGCATCCTCAGCCCCAGTTCCCCGGCGATCGAGAGCAGCGCCCTGCGGTGCTGAACCGGATCCAACTCATCGCGCATAAAGGCGCGTTCGGCGGCAATCGAGCGTGCCGTGGCGTTCGGGACGACCTTCGTACGGTCGATGCCGTGCGCCCGCTCCCACAACTCGCGCCCGGCGCGCGCTCCGACGATCCGCTGGAGTACGGCGAGTGGCGCGCCGGCGACCCTGCCGATGGAGTCGAGGCCGTACGCGCACAGGGTGCGGGCCGTCGCCGTCCCGACCCCGTCCAGCGCGGCGACCGGTTTGCCGGCCAGGAATCCTGCCGCCTCGTCGTCCGCCACCACCAGGGTCGTCCCTGGCGTGGCCTGCCGGGCCGCCATCCTGGCCAGCATCGGGCTCGGTCCTGCCCCGATCACGCAGTCCACCCCGCAGTGCGCGAGGGCCCGCACCCGCAGTAGCGAGGCGAGCTGGGCCGCGTCCCGTCCGAAGTACCGCTCGGCGCCCCGTACATCGATGAGCGCGGCGTCCGGCGGGAGCGCCTGCACGACGGGGCTGATGTCCTCGGCCAGACCGAGCAGCACGGGCAGCGCCGCCTCGACCCCGGCGCCCGTCTCGCGCCCCGTCTCACGCGGCGGCGGCTGCCGGAAGCGTACATAGAGGATCATCCCGCGCTCCCAGGGCTCTGGTGCCACAACTTCCGTCCGGTGGCGGCCTGTTTCTCACCCGGCGGCTGAAGATCCGCCCAGGGGTTCAGCTCATAGCCCGTCGGCAGCTGGATCCGGCGGCCGTTGTCGCCCGGCCCATCCCCTTCCACAGGTACGGGCGCGGCCAGCCGCGCCGCCGCGTCGAGCCCACCCGTGCGCCGCAGCTCCACCAGCTCAGCCAGGTTCCAGGCCGCCCCGCCGACCACGCTGAGGCTGCGCGGTCCGCGCCGCTGCACCACCCCCGCGCACCAGCAGCAGCCAGGAGTGGAAGACAGTGTGCGCGCACGCGGCATGGCTGTCGTCGAAGAAGGCCAGGTCGACCAGGCCCGTACCGTCGTCGAGCGTGGTGAAGATGACCCGCTTGCCGGACCGGATCGGCGGTGTCTGGGTGGCCGCCTTCGCACCCGCGACCAGCACCGTCTGCCCGTGCCGTGCCGAGCGCAGCCGCTGCGCGGAAAGCACTCCCAGCTCCTTCAGGAAAGCGTGGTGATCGTCCATCAGATGGCGGGAAGCGTCCATGCCGAGGACGCCGAGTTCGGCGCTGAGAGGCGTTCCGCGTCGCCGAGGTCCGGGAGACCGACCGGAGCAGTCTTCTGCCCGTTCGCCTGGGGGTACCTCCCACGCTGAAAGCTGTGAGGGAGGGAGTTGACTTCCGTACGCTCCTGAACCCGCCCCGGAACCCCGGTGGCCCCGATGGAGTTCGGCGAGGTGCAGCAGCAGATCGCGCCGGTTCGCGCCAAAGGCGTCCAACGCGCCGACCTGGGCCAGCCGTTCGGCGACCGGCCGCCCCGGACGGGCCCGCTGCCAGAAATCCAGCAGCGAGGAGTAGGGCTGCCCGGCCTCGATCCGCGCCGCCTCCACCCCGCTGATTCCATGGACGTCCGAGAGCGCGAGCCGCAGCCCCCACACTCCAGGCCCAGGCCCGCCATCGGACACCAGTTCGATTCGGTGAGCGACCGCAGACCGGTTCACATCCAGCGGCAGCACCGGCACTCCGCGCCGCCGCGCGTCCGCCAGCAGCAGCCGCTTCGGATACATCCCGGGGTCGTGCGTGAGCAGCCCGGCGTAGAAGGCCGCCGGATGGTGCGCCTTGAGCCACGCCGACTGGTACGTAGGCACGGCGAAGGCCACCGCGTGCGCCTTGCAGAAGCCGTACGAGCCGAAAGCCTCGATGATCTCCCAGGTACGGGCGATCGCTTCCGGCCCGTACCCCTTCGCCTCCGCGTGCCGCGCGAACCAGACCTTGATCTTCCCCTGTGACTCGGGGTGGGAGAGCCCGCGCCGCACCCGGTCGGCCTCGTCCAGACCGCAGCCGGTCATGATGTGCACCATCGCGATGATCTGCTCATGGAAGACGACCACTCCGTACGTCTCCTTCAGCGGTCCTTCCAGATCCGGATGCGGATAGCGGACGGCCGCCCGGCCGTGCC
This portion of the Streptomyces sp. NBC_01750 genome encodes:
- a CDS encoding esterase/lipase family protein encodes the protein MLLWKRALRPLAALFLAAAVTLTPAAAAHADSANAASANAESAPHSGWNNYSCKPSAAHPRPVVLVHGTLGNAVDNWLALAPYLVNRGYCVFSLDYGQLPGVPLFYGLGPIDKSAEQLDTYVDKVLAATGTSKADLVGHSQGGMMPRYYLKFLGGADKVNALVGLGPDNHGTTLSGLTKLLPYFPGAEDLLNTATPGLADQMIGSAFLTKLNAGGDTVPGVHYTVIATRYDEVVTPYRSAYLVGPDVRNVLLQDLCAVDLSEHLAIGLFDRIAYHEVANALDPAHATPTNCASVFS
- a CDS encoding DNA polymerase Y family protein — encoded protein: MILYVRFRQPPPRETGRETGAGVEAALPVLLGLAEDISPVVQALPPDAALIDVRGAERYFGRDAAQLASLLRVRALAHCGVDCVIGAGPSPMLARMAARQATPGTTLVVADDEAAGFLAGKPVAALDGVGTATARTLCAYGLDSIGRVAGAPLAVLQRIVGARAGRELWERAHGIDRTKVVPNATARSIAAERAFMRDELDPVQHRRALLSIAGELGLRMRGEGQVCRSLSLTVRYADRSTTTRARALREPTAHSVALTGVAYRIHESLGLQRARVRSLSLRAEDLTPVERAARQLTFDPADERARQIEAVADRARARFGSQAVVPGSLAA